A genome region from Setaria italica strain Yugu1 chromosome III, Setaria_italica_v2.0, whole genome shotgun sequence includes the following:
- the LOC101757169 gene encoding probable glycerol-3-phosphate acyltransferase 3, with translation MQHQLPHSSRSTRSPSMAKKMLPAAAYELFSSLLHTVTVIARPPPPTRSSPTVHRCAPPAARLAGEGTTLVVDVDGALLLPRHTLLFAYFMLVALEAGSFLRGLVLLLLYPVISCLGALAGRDAAVRAMAAVAFCGLREGTFRAGRAVLPRWLLEDVQAEALEVTRRAGDPARVVWASAMPRVMVEPFLREYLQVSPAAAVAAREMKTVWGFYTGLMEYDCDVREDMSVLRQKTAAGGDDDDVVGFSAGDSMEFLCSPLSSICKELYVVHTEEQSKWRRLARRDYPRPLVFHDGRLAFLPTPLGAVAMFTWLPLGVALSVVRLAVAMALPYRYATAILAATGQSWRLRGAPPPANIRRGGAASSGELYACNHRTLIDPVYVSIALDRRVRAVSYSLSRVSDALSPIGPTVHLVRDRSRDGAAMARLLGAGDSVVVCPEGTTCREPYLLRFSPLFAELGGDRGVVPVALAVESSMFHGTTASGWKGVDPFYYLANPRMCYTVEFLDRVDTAAVAEGKAASTDVANAVQRRIAAALGYECTMLTRKDKYLMLVGNDGVVAAPPRRTRADDMRVPVRAPTGCR, from the exons ATGCAACACCAGCTGCCTCATAGCAGCAGAAGCACACGTAGCCCCTCCATGGCGAAGAAGATGTTGCCAGCGGCGGCTTACGagctcttctcctccctcctccacacCGTCACGGTCATtgcccggccaccgccgcccacgCGCAGCTCGCCCACCGTCCACCGATGCGCCCCTcccgcggcgcggctcgccggcgaggggaccaCGCTGGTcgtcgacgtcgacggcgcCCTTCTCCTGCCGCGCCACACCCTTCTCTTCGCCTACTTCATGCTCGTCGCCCTCGAGGCCGGCAGCTTCCTCCGCGGCCtcgtcctgctcctcctctaCCCCGTCATCTCCTGCctcggcgccctcgccggccgcgacgcGGCCGTGCGGGCCATGGCCGCGGTCGCCTTCTGCGGGCTGCGCGAGGGCACgttccgcgccggccgcgccgtgcTGCCGCGGTGGCTCCTGGAGGACGTTCAGGCAGAGGCGCTGGAGGTTACGCGGCGGGCCGGCGACCCGGCGCGGGTGGTGTGGGCGAGCGCCATGCCGAGGGTGATGGTGGAGCCGTTCCTGAGGGAGTACCTCCAggtgtcgccggcggcggccgtcgcggcGAGGGAGATGAAGACGGTGTGGGGGTTCTACACCGGCCTCATGGAGTACGACTGCGACGTAAGAGAGGACATGTCGGTGCTGAGGCAGAAGAcggcggccggaggcgacgaTGACGACGTCGTGGGGTTCTCCGCTGGCGATTCCATGGAGTTCCTCTGCAGCCCTCTGTCATCAATTTGCAAg GAGCTGTACGTCGTGCACACGGAGGAGCAGAGCAAATGGCGGCGCCTGGCCCGGCGCGACTACCCGAGGCCGCTCGTCTTCCACGACGGCAGGCTGGCGTTCCTGCCGACGCCGCTCGGCGCCGTGGCCATGTTCACGTGGCTCCCCCTGGGCGTGGCGCTCTCCGTcgtccgcctcgccgtcgcgatGGCGCTGCCGTACCGGTACGCCACGGCGATCCTCGCCGCGACGGGCCAGTCGTGGCGCCTCCGCGGCGCGCCCCCGCCGGCAAAcatccgccgcggcggcgccgcatcCTCCGGCGAGCTCTACGCGTGCAACCACCGCACCCTCATCGATCCCGTCTACGTGTCCATCGCGCTCGACCGGCGTGTCCGCGCCGTGTCCTACAGCCTGAGCCGCGTCTCCGACGCGCTCTCCCCGATCGGCCCCACCGTCCACCTCGTCCGCGACCGCtcccgcgacggcgccgccatGGCGCGGCTCCTGGGCGCCGGCGACAGCGTGGTGGTCTGCCCCGAGGGCACCACCTGCCGGGAGCCCTACCTGCTCCGGTTCAGCCCGCTGTTcgccgagctcggcggcgaccgcggcgtCGTGCCCGTGGCGCTCGCCGTCGAGAGCAGCATGTTCCACGGCACGACGGCGAGCGGGTGGAAGGGCGTCGACCCCTTCTACTACCTGGCCAACCCCAGGATGTGCTACACGGTGGAGTTCCTCGACAGGGTggacacggcggcggtggcggaggggaAGGCGGCCAGCACCGACGTGGCCAACGCCGTGCAGCGGCGcatcgcggcggcgctcgggtaCGAGTGCACCATGCTCACCAGGAAGGACAAGTACCTCATGCTCGTCGGCAACGACGGCGTCGTCgcggcgccgccacggcggACGCGCGCCGACGATATGCGTGTGCCCGTTCGTGCTCCCACTGGCTGCAGATAA
- the LOC105914017 gene encoding zinc finger MYM-type protein 1-like, translated as MDIEPAFHTKRKIKRKRQFDETPDDASIASQSEEESFRLKYFLPVVDQAIASLTRRFEQYQGYEKTFGFLFTSRKLCSLDDKSLLSCCARLEEALKSGEHSDIDGKELLVELKFLQDFIPKEDMGPLDILKFVKRMGCFPNALIAYRILLTIPVTVASAERSFSKLKLLKSYMCSTMTQERLNGLATIALEIDVLEKIKYEDIIEDFISKNTR; from the coding sequence ATGGATATTGAGCCAGCATTTCATACCAAGCGTaaaatcaaaaggaaaaggcaATTTGATGAGACACCTGATGATGCATCTATTGCTTCACAGTCCGAAGAGGAATCATTTAGGCTCAAGTATTTTTTGCCTGTTGTTGATCAAGCAATTGCTTCACTAACTAGGAGGTTTGAGCAATACCAGGGGTATGAAAAGACTTTTGGTTTTTTGTTCACTTCACGTAAATTATGCTCCTTAGATGATAAGAGTTTGTTATCTTGTTGTGCTCGTCTTGAGGAAGCACTTAAGAGTGGTGAACATTCTGATATTGATGGCAAAGAATTACTTGTGGAGTTAAAGTTCCTCCAAGATTTCATCCCTAAGGAAGACATGGGCCCTCTTGATATTTTGAAGTTTGTGAAACGGATGGGCTGTTTCCCAAATGCTCTTATTGCATACAGAATTTTATTGACTATTCCTGTAACAGTTGCATCTGCGGAGCGgagcttttcaaaattgaagttATTAAAGTCCTACATGTGTAGTACAATGACACAAGAAAGACTCAATGGGTTGGCAACAATTGCACTTGAAATTGATGTTTTGGAGAAAATTAAATATGAAGATATAATTGAAGATTTCATTTCAAAGAACACCAGATGA
- the LOC101757558 gene encoding uncharacterized protein LOC101757558 — translation MSTERATWSYTYEKGLVDILKELANVPMFKGQNGWTAEGWRNITNKFNDMFPTTHFTKQQVQEKEKELKGNYKIIKEARKSGVGWNDTLGMIIAEQKGWEKLIKDNHKVAKFRKKPFPLFNSLELLYEGSVATGDLNFTSIQPPPQRTEPTPHNSELPTEPTPQTSISEQSNHSMASIDRNLLSFGLGGVESIEVQSAPASRNSEDQDVTGGKKRKQSQMAAKLGDYIDFRKDQIGKTLEKLEEKRKREEDYSIEKCIDIVDAMEGLSDEQKADANEVFQSETNRKILVGTKNPNVRLIWLKKKIAQNQ, via the exons ATGTCAACGGAAAGAGCTACGTGGAGCTACACGTATGAGAAGGGACTTGTGGATATTCTGAAAGAGCTTGCCAACGTCCCAATGTTTAAGGGACAAAATGGGTGGACTGCTGAAGGTTGGAGGAATATCACAAACAAATTCAATGATATGTTTCCAACGACACATTTCACGAAGCAACAAgtgcaagaaaaggagaaagagctaAAAGGAAACTATAAGATAATAAAAGAAGCGAGGAAAAGTGGTGTTGGCTGGAATGACACTTTGGGTATGATCATTGCAGAACAAAAAGGATGGGAAAAGTTGATTAAG GATAACCACAAAGTTGCCAAGTTCCGTAAGAAGCCATTTCCTTTATTTAACAGCTTGGAATTATTGTATGAAG GAAGTGTGGCCACAGGGGATTTAAATTTTACATCAATTCAGCCACCACCACAAAGAACTGAACCCACTCCCCATAACAGTGAGCTGCCAACTGAACCCACTCCCCAAACAAGTATCTCAGAGCAAAGCAATCATAGCATGGCATCTATTGATAGAAATCTACTCAGTTTTGGACTTGGTGGTGTAGAAAGCATAGAAGTTCAATCTGCTCCAGCTAGTCGTAATTCAGAGGACCAAGATGTTACCGGTGGAAAGAAACGCAAACAAAGTCAGATGGCTGCAAAACTTGGGGATTACATTGACTTTAGAAAGGATCAAATTGGAAAAACTCTAGAAAAgttagaagagaagagaaaacgTGAAGAAGACTACTCAATTGAGAAATGTATTGACATTGTGGATGCCATGGAAGGGCTATCGGATGAACAAAAAGCTGATGCAAATGAAGTTTTCCAAAGtgaaacaaacagaaaaatATTAGTGGGCACAAAAAACCCAAATGTTCGGCTGatttggttgaagaaaaagattgctcAG aatcaGTGA
- the LOC101766341 gene encoding uncharacterized protein LOC101766341 — translation MEATAAPRALSLLAPSPPLTLRMNCWRVAVGSVRRRGAVAVRAKKKRGRGGDGEAEERVDTHSFAPKAGEASGLFPEAVLLRKKMAREDGQVAPEFADAEEEKLYEFLNIQLESDLNLKRMRHYEVVYLIHEDRVEEVEDVVSKVQDFVRAKKGRIWRLNDWGLRRLAYKIKKATHANYILMNFEMESRYINDFKTLLDKDERIIRHLVMKRDEAITEDCPPPPEFHTLRAQQYFDDEYEDEEEEEGWDARSELESADYGEDNAETGDEPEIIYVDEADQDNYEDTRRRNRKLKVKKYTAEKVLR, via the exons ATGgaggccaccgccgcgccgcgggcgcTGTCCCTCCTTGCGCCGTCTCCGCCGCTGACGCTGCGGATGAACTGTTGGCGCGTCGCCGTTGGAAGTGTGAGGCGGCGGGGGGCCGTGGCAGTcagggcgaagaagaagagggggaggggtggggatggggaggcggaggagcgggtGGACACGCACAGCTTCGCGCCCAAGGCCGGCGAGGCCTCCGGGCTGTTTCCCGAGGCCGTCCTGCTTAGAAAG aaaatggcGAGAGAGGATGGTCAAGTGGCGCCAGAATTTGCTGATGCAGAAGAAG AAAAGCTATATGAATTTCTTAACATTCAGCTTGAGAGTGATTTAAATCTAAAAAGAA TGCGGCACTACGAAGTAGTTTATCTAATTCATGAGGATCGTGTTGAAGAAGTTGAAGATGTTGTATCAAAAGTACAAG ATTTTGTCAGGGCGAAGAAAGGAAGGATATGGAGGCTTAACGATTGGGGATTGCGCAGGCTTGCTTATAAAATAAAGAAAGCAACACATGCCAACTACATCTTAATGAACTTTGAGATGGAGTCAAGATACATCAATGACTTCAAGACCCTTCTAGACAAGGATGAAAGGATCATTAGGCACCTTGTTATGAAACGGGATGAGGCGATTACTGAAGACTGCCCTCCCCCACCAGAGTTCCACACTCTTCGGGCTCAGCAGTATTTTGATGATGAAtatgaagatgaggaggaggaggagggttggGATGCCAGGAGTGAGCTAGAGTCTGCCGATTATGGTGAGGATAATGCTGAAACTGGCGATGAACCTGAAATTATTTATGTTGATGAAGCTGACCAGGATAATTACGAAGACACTAGAAGAAGGAACAGGAAGCTGAAGGTGAAGAAGTATACCGCAGAGAAGGTATTGAGGTAG